In one window of Octopus bimaculoides isolate UCB-OBI-ISO-001 chromosome 20, ASM119413v2, whole genome shotgun sequence DNA:
- the LOC106874277 gene encoding leucine-rich repeat-containing protein 74A isoform X2, translating to MQKMAEMLEENVNLNTLNLSNNLLDDRCMKLLVTALQDSGYIIMINLSHNHFTENCAEHVGTLIEKNSYITSLDISWNMLGKKGAKFISRGLQKNSSLEYFNIAFNNIGNEGCNHLKTGIGANNALKIFDMRTNNITADGIKMFAKGLATNSQLEVLHVIRV from the exons ATGCAGAAAATGGCAGAGATGTTGGAAGAAAATGTTAATCTGAACACACTAAATCTTTCCA ATAATCTACTTGATGATAGATGTATGAAATTATTAGTTACTGCTCTACAG GATAGCGGCTATATAATCATGATTAACCTCAGTCATAACCATTTCACAGAAAACTGTGCAGAACATGTGGGAACTTTGATAG AAAAGAATTCTTATATAACAAGTCTGGACATTAGCTGGAACATGCTCGGCAAGAAGGGAGCAAAATTCATAAGTAGAGGACTGCAG AAAAACTCAAGTCTGGAATATTTCAATATTGCCTTCAACAACATTGGGAACGAGGGCTGCAACCACCTGAAAACCGGTATTGGTGCCAACAATGCCTTGAAGATATTTGATAtgagaacaaacaacatcacagctGACGGTATCAAGATGTTCGCCAAAGGTTTAGCTACAAATAGTCAATTGGAAGTCTTACAT